The following coding sequences lie in one Paramormyrops kingsleyae isolate MSU_618 chromosome 15, PKINGS_0.4, whole genome shotgun sequence genomic window:
- the commd2 gene encoding COMM domain-containing protein 2 gives MLLVLSDEHKEHLGFLPEVDSAVVGEFGRIAVEFLRKGSNPKIYEGAARKLNVTAEIVQHGVEGLMYLLSESSKLMISEVDFQDSVLVLGFSEELNKLLLQLYLENRKEIRLILSELAPSMPHYHNLEWRLDAQLASRALRQQVKPVLNLKLQLDDNGTRRTHLLQTDPATLLHLIQELERALAEVKTNHCRRILRNIK, from the exons atgttgTTAGTATTAAGCGACGAGCATAAGGAACATTTAGGGTTCCTACCAGAAGTGGACTCTGCAG TTGTTGGGGAGTTTGGACGAATCGCCGTGGAATTTCTGAGGAaaggatcaaatcctaaaattTACGAAGGGGCAGCAA GAAAGTTAAATGTGACTGCTGAAATCGTGCAGCATGGAGTGGAGGGGCTTATGTACCTTCTTTCAGAAAGCTCTAAACTCATG ATCTCTGAGGTGGATTTCCAGGACTCTGTTCTGGTACTGGGATTCTCGGAAGAGCTGAACAAACTGCTCCTGCAGCTGTACCTAGAAAACAGGAAGGAAATCCGCCTCATCCTGAGCGAGCTGGCCCCTTCCATGCCCCACTACCATAACCTGGAGTGGAGGCTGGATGCGCAG CTGGCCAGCAGGGCACTGCGGCAGCAAGTGAAGCCCGTGTTGAACCTGAAGCTGCAGCTGGACGACAATGGGACCAGGCGTACCCACCTGCTGCAGACTGACCCAGCCACTCTGCTGCACCtcatccaggagctggagcgggCGCTGGCCGAAGTGAAGACAAACCACTGTCGCAGGATCCTGCGCAACATCAAATAG
- the LOC111860458 gene encoding protein ANKUB1 — protein sequence MKSSSAMRIFIAFEGYRQPFDINQDQTIGTIKAIIQDYFHAQLLNDRRVWRFLELRFAGAALQDSWTLPDVGISPGSTISCFLKEESRPILYVFCSVTKETLPLMGDILHLGTSVSRLKSLVSLRSGLPVSTFRLTTQAGLELYNCNTLNSYIKMGATLHLDVWDGWVELLKGCRLGDKHTVQHHLSEDPPILRFQQRVALSMAAFFGHLDLAVWLLRRGVRANEPVGAHPYREWCWEADHPEINKCPVHAAAEAGQLLILKVFISSNILSLDCLDPDGRTPLQIAIRQRHKDCVCHLVSKLWSVACFQGFTFPMWIYVQIKHWAQKAQKKASSSQGLAFGASFRTTVGSTVCVDGFTKPMMTSKARNKVFKEGAIRDPALPDLATSKDLAAPSDHPAGLDSQDAPVRLPQLLPEMANSSRPNRGSRGNNNNLDGSGDQERKTWATKVPISCDTPPQRQSNCTLPSTSLSLTSSTYSFSQQRNRTLRENAIHCLSVASSFTERSWLQQLAIARILAKRTAGNTL from the exons ATGAAAAGCAGTTCAGCCATGAGAATCTTCATCGCCTTTGAGGGATACCGTCAGCCTTTCGATATCAACCAAGACCAAACAATTGGGACCATAAAGGCCATAATCCAG GACTATTTTCATGCGCAGCTCTTGAATGACAGACGGGTATGGCGGTTCCTGGAGCTGAGGTTCGCCGGCGCCGCCCTGCAGGACAGCTGGACTCTGCCCGATGTTGGCATCTCCCCTGGAAGCACCATCAGCTGTTTTTTGAAG GAGGAGAGCCGTCCGATCCTCTATGTCTTCTGCTCTGTGACGAAGGAGACCTTACCCCTGATGGGAGACATCCTCCACCTGGGCACCTCCGTCTCCAGGCTGAAATCCCTGGTGTCTCTTCGCAGTGGCCTCCCAGTCAGCACCTTCAGGCTGACCACTCAGGCAGGCCTGGAGCTCTATAACTGCAACACGCTAAACAGCTACATTAAAATGG GAGCCACTCTTCACCTTGACGTCTGGGACGGGTGGGTGGAGCTCCTGAAAGGCTGCCGCCTTGGCGACAAGCACACAGTCCAGCACCACCTTTCTGAGGACCCGCCCATTTTAAG GTTCCAGCAGCGAGTGGCTCTATCCATGGCTGCTTTTTTTGGACACTTGGATCTGGCGGTCTGGCTGCTGAGAAGAGGGGTGCGGGCAAACGAGCCAGTGGGGGCTCACCCATACCGTGAGTGGTGCTGGGAGGCAGACCACCCAGAAATCAACAAGTGCCCCGTCCACGCCGCCGCCGAAGCCGGCCAGCTGCTCATCCTCAAAGTCTTCATCAGTAGTAACATTCTTAGCCTGGACTGTCTGGATCCGGATGGCCGAACCCCACTGCAGATAGCCATCCGACAGCGGCACAAGGACTGTGTCTGCCACCTCGTCTCCAAGCTGTGGTCAGTCGCTTGTTTCCAGGGTTTCACCTTCCCCATGTGGATTTATGTCCAGATAAAGCACTGGGCCCAAAAAGCCCAGAAGAAGGCCTCCTCCTCCCAGGGCCTGGCGTTCGGAGCGTCGTTTAGAACCACGGTTGGAAGCACTGTCTGTGTCGATGGTTTCACCAAGCCGATGATGACTTCCAAGGCCAGAAACAAGGTGTTTAAGGAAGGTGCCATTAGAGACCCTGCTCTCCCAGATCTGGCCACAAGCAAAGATCTAGCTGCACCCTCTGATCACCCTGCTGGCCTGGATTCCCAGGATGCACCAGTGCGGCTGCCTCAGCTGCTTCCTGAGATGGCAAATAGTAGCAGACCCAACAGGGGTAGCAGGGGGAATAACAACAATTTGGATGGAAGTGGGGATCAGGAAAGGAAGACTTGGGCAACTAAAGTTCCTATTTCCTGTGACACTCCCCCACAACGTCAATCAAATTGCACTTTGCCTAGCACCTCCCTTAGCCTCACTTCCTCCACATACTCCTTCTCACAACAAAGAAATCGGACACTCAGGGAGAATGCCATccactgtctgtctgtagcAAG TTCCTTCACAGAGAGGTCCTGGCTGCAGCAGCTAGCTATCGCCCGGATACTGGCCAAAAGAACTGCTGGAAACACATTGTAA